In one Nocardia tengchongensis genomic region, the following are encoded:
- a CDS encoding glucose 1-dehydrogenase encodes MGRVDSKVVIVTGGARGMGAAFARKLAAEGAKVVITDVLTEAGQAVAAEIGDAARFFPLDVTDEAAWNDVVAQTEAAFGPISGLVNNAGIVHVDPIEKLSEADYRKVIDVNQVGVFLGMKAVIGSMRRAGVGSIVNISSTGGLIGYSNILGYVASKWAVRGMSKTAAQEFAADNVRVNSVHPGIVATEMVAASERSASIAANQPIARPATPEELANMVLFLISDDSSYSTGAEFIADGGFTTQ; translated from the coding sequence ATGGGAAGGGTTGATTCGAAGGTCGTCATCGTCACCGGCGGCGCGCGCGGCATGGGGGCGGCCTTCGCCCGCAAGCTCGCAGCCGAGGGCGCGAAGGTGGTCATCACCGACGTGCTCACCGAGGCCGGGCAGGCCGTCGCCGCCGAAATCGGTGACGCCGCACGGTTCTTCCCGCTCGACGTGACCGACGAGGCGGCCTGGAACGACGTGGTCGCGCAGACCGAGGCGGCCTTCGGGCCGATCTCGGGCCTGGTCAACAACGCGGGCATCGTGCACGTCGACCCGATCGAAAAGCTCTCGGAGGCCGACTACCGCAAGGTGATCGACGTCAACCAGGTCGGGGTTTTCCTGGGCATGAAGGCCGTTATCGGCTCCATGCGTCGCGCCGGGGTCGGTTCCATCGTGAATATCTCCTCGACCGGCGGCCTGATCGGTTACTCGAACATCCTGGGCTACGTGGCCTCCAAGTGGGCGGTGCGCGGCATGAGCAAAACCGCCGCACAGGAATTCGCGGCCGACAATGTCCGCGTCAACTCCGTGCACCCGGGCATCGTCGCCACCGAGATGGTCGCGGCGTCCGAGCGGTCGGCGAGCATCGCGGCCAACCAGCCCATCGCCCGCCCGGCCACCCCCGAGGAACTCGCCAACATGGTGCTGTTCCTCATCTCCGACGACTCCTCCTACAGCACCGGCGCCGAATTCATCGCCGACGGCGGCTTCACCACCCAGTAA
- the kstD gene encoding 3-oxosteroid 1-dehydrogenase: MEFEFDVVVVGSGAAGMTAALTAAYRGLSVTLIEKSALFGGSTARSGGGIWVPNNPVLQAAGVPDSPEMARTYLKAVVGDRVPEAKQRAFLEQGPEMFRYIGARSKHWAFAYDRGYSDYHPEFPGGLAQGRSIEPKIIDGRLLGADLDKINRPTMSAPKGIAITVKDFHDLNMIARTWAGKKTAMKVGAQTALNMIKGAKPLSLGKALAARLWLSLRDAGVPVWLNTPLTDLVVEGGTVVGVRAEHEGRTVTIKARRGVVLAAGGFEHNLQMREQYIDGPQNTGWTVGATENVGEGIVAGQKAGAAVDLMDDAWWGPSVRNPDGPPFFMLAERSQPGAIVVNAKGERFVNESAPYVNVVHTMYEEEKKVPGSIPAHFIFDQNFRDRYLFLGNFPKRPLPQKYFDAGIIKQADTLAELAAKLGVPADTLASTVNRFNGFARNGRDEDFGRGDSAYDRYYGDPTVKPNPTLAPLERGPFYAVEMVPGDLGTKGGLVTDEYARVLDDQGTVINGLYAAGNNSAAVMGNDYAGAGATIGPAMVFGFIAANHLADAEAVVASESRAAQEN; this comes from the coding sequence ATGGAATTCGAATTCGACGTCGTTGTGGTGGGTTCCGGCGCGGCCGGCATGACCGCCGCGCTGACCGCCGCCTACCGGGGCCTGTCGGTCACCCTGATCGAGAAGAGCGCCCTGTTCGGCGGGTCCACCGCGCGTTCGGGCGGCGGCATCTGGGTGCCGAACAACCCGGTGCTGCAGGCCGCGGGCGTGCCGGACAGCCCGGAGATGGCCCGCACCTATCTGAAAGCCGTTGTCGGCGACCGGGTTCCGGAAGCCAAGCAGCGCGCCTTCCTGGAGCAGGGCCCGGAGATGTTCCGCTACATCGGCGCCCGCTCCAAGCACTGGGCCTTCGCCTATGACCGCGGCTACTCCGACTACCACCCGGAGTTCCCGGGTGGTCTGGCGCAGGGCCGCAGCATCGAGCCCAAGATCATCGACGGCCGGCTGCTCGGCGCGGATCTGGACAAGATCAACCGCCCGACCATGTCCGCCCCCAAGGGCATCGCGATCACGGTCAAGGACTTCCACGACCTGAACATGATCGCCCGCACCTGGGCCGGCAAGAAGACCGCCATGAAGGTCGGCGCCCAGACCGCGCTGAACATGATCAAGGGCGCCAAGCCGCTGAGCCTGGGCAAGGCGCTGGCCGCGCGGCTGTGGCTGTCGCTGCGCGACGCGGGCGTGCCGGTGTGGCTGAACACCCCGCTCACCGACCTGGTCGTGGAGGGCGGCACCGTGGTCGGCGTGCGCGCCGAGCACGAGGGCCGCACGGTCACCATCAAGGCGCGCCGCGGCGTGGTGCTGGCCGCGGGCGGCTTCGAGCACAACCTGCAGATGCGCGAGCAGTACATCGACGGCCCGCAGAACACCGGCTGGACCGTGGGCGCGACCGAGAATGTCGGCGAGGGCATCGTGGCGGGCCAGAAGGCCGGCGCCGCGGTCGATCTGATGGACGACGCCTGGTGGGGTCCGTCGGTGCGCAACCCCGACGGCCCGCCGTTCTTCATGCTGGCCGAGCGTTCGCAGCCGGGCGCCATCGTGGTCAACGCCAAGGGCGAGCGGTTCGTCAACGAGTCCGCGCCGTACGTGAACGTCGTGCACACCATGTACGAGGAGGAGAAGAAGGTGCCGGGCAGCATTCCCGCGCACTTCATCTTCGACCAGAACTTCCGTGACCGGTACCTGTTCCTGGGCAACTTCCCCAAGCGGCCGCTGCCCCAGAAGTACTTCGACGCGGGCATCATCAAGCAGGCCGACACCCTCGCCGAGCTGGCTGCCAAGCTGGGCGTCCCGGCCGACACCCTGGCCTCGACGGTGAACCGTTTCAACGGCTTCGCCCGCAACGGCCGCGACGAGGACTTCGGTCGCGGCGATTCGGCCTACGACCGCTACTACGGCGACCCGACCGTCAAGCCCAACCCGACCCTGGCCCCGCTCGAGCGCGGCCCGTTCTACGCGGTCGAGATGGTGCCGGGCGATCTGGGCACCAAAGGCGGCCTGGTCACCGACGAGTACGCCCGTGTGCTCGACGACCAGGGCACCGTCATCAACGGCCTGTACGCGGCGGGCAACAACTCCGCCGCCGTCATGGGCAACGACTACGCCGGCGCCGGCGCGACCATCGGCCCCGCCATGGTGTTCGGCTTCATCGCGGCCAACCACCTGGCGGACGCGGAAGCCGTCGTGGCATCGGAATCCCGAGCGGCACAGGAGAACTGA
- a CDS encoding LLM class flavin-dependent oxidoreductase, whose protein sequence is MKFSMIFEAQMTDPTAAHEAQVLRDCVEQAVLADRVGFDTVWAVEHHGLKWYAHMSAPEIFLTWVAAQTTRIRIGHGVVCMPFNFNHPVRAAERAAMLDVLSGGRLNLGAGRGATAVETSMCGVDPDRTYQEVEESLRMIAAAWQDPEGEFEYHGELLDIGPHHLLPRPVQRPHPPLFMACTKKDTLKLAADYGIGALVLGFAGIEEIAELRRIYDAAIAARTGERFVSTVVNDHFAALCPTIVLDDRERARQIGARGQRFFAQSIKYYYGAGPVPDEAVDPGADELAKMREVADEHVAYLHEAKIPVKTGATAIFNTEHAYGTAEDAIAYVERLRDAGADEILCLIQMGTVPQEACLETIRQWGEKVIPHFVEK, encoded by the coding sequence ATGAAGTTCTCGATGATCTTCGAAGCGCAGATGACCGACCCCACCGCCGCCCACGAAGCCCAGGTGCTGCGCGACTGCGTCGAACAGGCCGTGCTCGCCGACCGGGTCGGCTTCGACACCGTGTGGGCCGTCGAACACCACGGACTCAAGTGGTACGCGCACATGAGCGCACCGGAGATCTTCCTGACCTGGGTCGCCGCCCAGACCACCCGGATCCGCATCGGGCACGGCGTGGTGTGCATGCCGTTCAACTTCAACCACCCCGTCCGCGCCGCCGAACGCGCCGCCATGCTCGACGTGCTCTCCGGCGGCCGGCTGAACCTGGGCGCGGGCCGCGGCGCGACCGCCGTCGAAACCTCCATGTGCGGCGTCGACCCCGACCGCACCTACCAGGAGGTCGAGGAATCGCTGCGGATGATCGCCGCCGCCTGGCAGGACCCTGAGGGCGAATTCGAGTACCACGGTGAACTGCTCGACATCGGCCCGCACCACCTGCTGCCCCGGCCGGTACAGCGTCCCCATCCCCCGCTGTTCATGGCCTGCACCAAGAAGGACACGCTGAAACTGGCCGCCGACTACGGAATCGGCGCGCTCGTGCTGGGCTTCGCCGGCATCGAGGAGATCGCCGAACTGCGTCGTATCTACGACGCCGCCATCGCGGCCCGCACCGGCGAACGCTTCGTCTCCACCGTCGTCAACGACCACTTCGCGGCGCTGTGCCCGACCATCGTCCTCGACGATCGCGAGCGGGCCCGCCAGATCGGCGCGCGCGGGCAGCGGTTCTTCGCGCAGTCCATCAAGTACTACTACGGCGCGGGCCCGGTGCCCGACGAGGCTGTGGACCCGGGCGCGGACGAGCTCGCCAAGATGCGCGAGGTCGCCGACGAGCACGTCGCCTACCTGCACGAGGCCAAGATCCCGGTGAAGACCGGGGCGACGGCCATCTTCAACACCGAGCACGCCTACGGCACCGCCGAGGACGCCATCGCCTACGTCGAGCGGCTGCGCGACGCCGGGGCCGACGAGATCCTGTGCCTCATCCAGATGGGCACCGTGCCCCAAGAGGCGTGCCTGGAAACCATCCGTCAGTGGGGGGAGAAGGTCATCCCTCACTTCGTTGAGAAATAA
- a CDS encoding SDR family oxidoreductase → MADLTGKVALITGAARGQGAAEARLFVERGAQVVITDVLETEGKELAESLGENARFVRHDVTDSDSWDAAVAVAVDTFGKLDVLVNNAAIYTMKPIAETTPEELERILSVNLVGAFRGIKAVLPAMTANGGGSIVNISSQSGLEGLMNHSAYGSSKWGLRGLSKVAALELGLSQIRVNSVYPGPIATPMVPYLTTGPGSFPTLPLERTGLPEEVAELVAFLASDASATSPAPKWRSTAAWPRASSFRAACSSPAEPEPRQRDPGRPEMTLSPEWQTFVDAATAAFPALGTEVFDAAEARAFLAARKAAPVEPIPVAGVEDWLVPGRIGAPEVPVRVYRPLDAEAVPAVVVFYHGGGFVLCGLDSHDRFCRTMANDAGVIVVSVDYRRAPDARFPAAADDAYAVLRWVADHAEALGGDPDRIAVAGDSAGGNLATVSAITARDNGGPDIAFQLLMYPMLDPACDRPSHTENAEGYFTTAAHIRWYWEQYLFSDADKSDPYANPAIADLTGLPPAHIATAEFDPLRDEGEAYGQRLRAAGVETEIHRWDGTVHGFMSMAFHLPETQRANASAFSALRRALSRTPVV, encoded by the coding sequence ATGGCTGATCTGACAGGCAAAGTCGCCCTGATCACCGGTGCCGCTCGCGGCCAGGGCGCGGCCGAGGCCCGCCTGTTCGTCGAGCGCGGCGCGCAGGTGGTCATCACCGACGTGCTCGAGACCGAGGGCAAGGAACTCGCCGAATCCCTGGGCGAGAACGCGCGTTTCGTGCGCCACGACGTCACCGACAGTGACAGCTGGGACGCCGCCGTCGCGGTCGCCGTCGACACCTTCGGCAAGCTGGATGTGCTGGTCAACAACGCGGCCATCTACACCATGAAGCCGATCGCCGAGACCACTCCCGAAGAGCTGGAACGGATTCTGTCGGTCAACCTGGTCGGCGCGTTCCGCGGCATCAAGGCGGTGCTGCCGGCGATGACCGCCAACGGCGGCGGTTCCATCGTGAACATCTCCTCGCAGTCCGGGCTCGAGGGTCTGATGAACCACTCCGCCTACGGCTCCTCCAAGTGGGGCCTGCGCGGCCTGTCCAAGGTCGCCGCGCTGGAGCTGGGTCTGTCCCAGATCCGGGTCAACTCGGTCTATCCCGGCCCCATCGCCACCCCGATGGTCCCCTACCTGACCACCGGACCCGGCAGCTTCCCGACGCTGCCGCTGGAGCGCACCGGTCTGCCCGAGGAGGTCGCCGAACTGGTCGCCTTCCTCGCCTCCGACGCCTCGGCTACATCACCGGCGCCGAAGTGGCGGTCGACGGCGGCCTGGCCGCGGGCAAGTTCATTCCGCGCGGCATGTAGCAGCCCCGCGGAACCCGAACCACGACAGCGCGATCCAGGAAGGCCCGAAATGACCCTGTCCCCCGAATGGCAGACCTTCGTCGACGCTGCCACCGCGGCGTTCCCGGCGCTGGGCACCGAGGTGTTCGACGCCGCCGAAGCCCGGGCCTTCCTGGCCGCCCGCAAGGCCGCTCCGGTCGAGCCGATTCCCGTTGCGGGAGTGGAAGACTGGCTGGTGCCCGGCCGGATCGGCGCACCGGAGGTGCCGGTGCGGGTGTACCGGCCGCTGGACGCCGAAGCCGTTCCGGCCGTGGTGGTCTTCTACCACGGCGGCGGTTTCGTGCTGTGCGGCTTGGACTCTCACGACCGCTTCTGCCGCACGATGGCCAACGACGCCGGGGTCATCGTGGTGTCGGTCGACTACCGGCGCGCCCCCGACGCGCGCTTTCCGGCCGCGGCCGACGACGCCTACGCGGTGCTGCGCTGGGTCGCCGACCACGCCGAAGCCCTGGGCGGGGACCCGGATCGGATCGCGGTGGCCGGGGACAGCGCGGGCGGCAATCTCGCCACCGTCTCCGCCATCACCGCGCGCGACAACGGCGGGCCCGATATCGCCTTCCAGCTGCTCATGTACCCGATGCTGGATCCGGCCTGCGACCGCCCGTCGCACACCGAGAACGCCGAGGGCTACTTCACCACCGCGGCGCACATCCGCTGGTACTGGGAGCAGTACCTGTTCTCCGACGCCGACAAGTCCGACCCCTACGCCAATCCCGCCATCGCCGACCTGACCGGCCTGCCGCCCGCCCACATCGCCACCGCGGAATTCGATCCGCTGCGTGACGAGGGCGAGGCCTACGGACAGCGGCTGCGCGCGGCCGGGGTGGAGACCGAGATCCACCGCTGGGACGGCACCGTGCACGGGTTCATGTCGATGGCGTTCCATCTGCCGGAAACCCAGCGCGCCAACGCTTCCGCGTTCTCCGCGCTGCGCCGGGCGCTGTCGCGCACACCCGTCGTCTGA
- a CDS encoding DUF4189 domain-containing protein, whose protein sequence is MPVARPTPTVTGAAALTAAMALTAALAGSADAAPQGYGTLALSRLRNAAVALTDTNKVVADAAAIRDCASYDCEIVLRFTDGCGAVAQGADGTWGWALGPSLAEAEQNAVTGLGQSAPPFPDLGSAQPRAARVAASACTNGVQ, encoded by the coding sequence TTGCCGGTTGCACGCCCCACCCCGACCGTCACCGGAGCGGCCGCGCTCACCGCGGCCATGGCTCTCACCGCCGCACTGGCCGGCAGCGCCGACGCCGCCCCCCAGGGCTACGGCACGCTGGCCCTGTCCCGGCTGCGCAACGCCGCGGTCGCGCTCACCGACACCAACAAGGTCGTCGCCGACGCCGCCGCCATCCGCGACTGCGCCAGCTACGACTGCGAGATCGTGCTCCGCTTCACCGACGGCTGCGGCGCCGTCGCACAGGGCGCCGACGGCACCTGGGGCTGGGCCCTCGGCCCGAGCCTCGCCGAGGCCGAACAGAACGCGGTCACCGGCCTGGGCCAGAGCGCTCCCCCGTTCCCCGACCTGGGCAGCGCCCAGCCACGCGCCGCCCGCGTCGCGGCCAGCGCGTGCACCAATGGCGTGCAGTAG
- a CDS encoding DUF5313 family protein, with amino-acid sequence MKRPNPVQWIGYSCGAVLPEELREWVRNDLTGPWAGPRHVVRQLVPLLPVFALAFLLPGELWLQLAVILLGLLLALFYIVAYMPMNRAHRLMKHGFPQDLESPARAARRAAERAAYEAQYPH; translated from the coding sequence ATGAAGCGCCCCAACCCTGTTCAGTGGATCGGCTACTCGTGCGGCGCGGTGCTGCCCGAGGAGCTGCGCGAGTGGGTCCGCAACGACCTGACCGGCCCCTGGGCCGGACCCCGGCACGTGGTGCGTCAGCTGGTGCCGCTGCTGCCGGTGTTCGCGCTGGCGTTCCTGCTGCCGGGTGAGCTGTGGTTGCAGCTGGCGGTGATTCTGCTGGGCCTGCTGCTGGCGCTGTTCTACATCGTGGCGTACATGCCGATGAACCGTGCGCATCGGCTGATGAAGCATGGCTTCCCGCAGGATCTGGAGAGTCCGGCCCGGGCCGCGCGCCGGGCTGCCGAACGCGCGGCCTACGAGGCCCAGTACCCGCACTGA
- a CDS encoding MarR family winged helix-turn-helix transcriptional regulator: MEVDDPLRLDRQVCFALAVANRAVLAVYRPLLEPMGLTHPQYLVMLALWGEAPMSVKDIGEAIQLDSPTLSPLLKRLEAAGLITRRRDSHDERNLVVDLTAAGRELRNEAEKIPPAVVARLGVGLADLEELRDVLNRVNAAARQSVSVEPEQAGSQKGTRK, from the coding sequence GTGGAGGTCGACGACCCGCTGCGGCTGGACCGGCAGGTGTGTTTCGCGCTGGCGGTGGCGAATCGGGCGGTGCTGGCGGTGTATCGGCCGCTGCTCGAGCCGATGGGCCTGACGCATCCGCAGTATCTGGTGATGCTGGCGCTGTGGGGTGAGGCGCCGATGTCGGTCAAGGACATCGGCGAGGCCATTCAGCTCGATTCGCCGACCCTTTCGCCGCTGCTCAAGCGGCTGGAGGCGGCGGGTCTGATCACCCGCCGCCGCGACAGCCACGACGAGCGCAACCTGGTCGTCGACCTGACCGCCGCCGGGCGGGAGCTGCGCAACGAGGCGGAGAAGATCCCGCCGGCGGTGGTGGCTCGGCTCGGCGTCGGCCTGGCGGACCTCGAAGAACTGCGCGATGTGCTGAACCGGGTGAATGCCGCGGCGCGGCAGTCGGTTTCGGTGGAGCCCGAGCAGGCCGGATCGCAGAAGGGAACCCGGAAATGA
- a CDS encoding nuclear transport factor 2 family protein, which yields MSTAVETPRDLVVRLFDVLPSRDADRFAALLAPDVVFEIPFPIPGEPTRIEGREQIRAYLAARWSNMPGVEVHAIRPVIHETADPGLLITEIDVDVTRPGSDRQWVRTSVNVIRVENGLVTLFRDYMDTGRIAAMRASRG from the coding sequence GTGTCCACTGCTGTAGAAACCCCTCGCGACCTGGTTGTCCGGCTCTTCGATGTGCTGCCCTCGCGCGACGCGGATCGATTCGCCGCGCTGCTCGCCCCGGATGTCGTCTTCGAGATCCCCTTCCCGATTCCGGGTGAGCCGACCCGCATCGAGGGCCGCGAGCAGATTCGCGCCTACCTGGCCGCGCGCTGGTCGAACATGCCCGGCGTCGAGGTGCACGCCATCCGCCCGGTCATTCACGAGACCGCGGATCCGGGCCTGCTCATCACCGAGATCGACGTCGACGTCACCCGCCCGGGCTCCGACCGGCAGTGGGTGCGCACCTCGGTCAATGTGATTCGCGTCGAGAACGGCCTGGTCACGCTGTTCCGCGACTACATGGACACCGGCCGGATCGCGGCGATGCGGGCCTCGCGCGGGTGA
- a CDS encoding TetR/AcrR family transcriptional regulator produces the protein MTDRPLRADARRNRERVLAAAQEAFAAEGISVPLDEIARRAGVGAGTVYRHFPTKEALFEAAILDQVEKITAHARALTAAEDPGTVFFEFLAMMVLEGGIKRDLADALRSGGGEYPRTVSHDLKAALGTLLARAQDAGAVRPEISVDDLLTIIKGVFLAVHEAGAAPGLRERTFAVIADGLRATR, from the coding sequence GTGACGGACCGACCCCTGCGCGCCGACGCCCGCCGCAATCGCGAGCGGGTACTGGCCGCCGCCCAGGAAGCCTTTGCCGCCGAAGGCATCTCGGTGCCACTCGACGAGATCGCGCGACGCGCGGGCGTCGGGGCGGGCACGGTGTACCGCCACTTCCCCACCAAGGAAGCACTTTTCGAGGCCGCCATCCTGGATCAGGTCGAGAAGATCACCGCGCACGCGCGCGCACTGACCGCGGCCGAGGATCCCGGCACGGTGTTCTTCGAGTTCCTCGCGATGATGGTGCTCGAGGGCGGGATCAAGCGCGATCTGGCCGACGCGCTGCGCTCCGGCGGCGGTGAATATCCGCGCACGGTGTCCCACGATCTGAAAGCGGCGCTGGGCACGCTGCTGGCCCGCGCCCAGGATGCCGGGGCGGTGCGGCCCGAGATCAGCGTCGACGATCTGCTGACCATCATCAAGGGCGTCTTCCTCGCCGTCCACGAGGCCGGAGCCGCACCGGGATTGCGCGAACGCACCTTCGCTGTGATTGCGGATGGATTGCGCGCGACCCGCTGA
- the cqsA gene encoding alpha-hydroxyketone-type quorum-sensing autoinducer synthase gives MILHGKRKSSGAIEVDSNDYLALTGDTRITGAMREALVSGATLASGVFLHGEHPQLRLENDLATFLDAPAGVLCQSGLEANVGLLQAICDAETPVYIDYLAHMSLWQGAKLAGAPIHPFRHNDAEQLRAQVDKYGPGVIAVDSLYSTNGSRAPLVELCAVAADTGSVLVVDESHTLGIYGPDGAGLVVEENLADRVHFRTASLSKAFGGRAGFITAPDRKFADYFKMESYPAIFSSTLQPHDIAGPAAALAVIRGADQRRSRLREVGARLRNGLRHMGFDLEDSVGQIIPVLGGPEQRTMAVRDLLEEHNVFGSVFCAPATSQDRAIIRLSLHAALTDDDVDQILTACRTVRDTLGARPPVRLRRAS, from the coding sequence ATGATCCTGCACGGCAAGCGCAAATCCTCCGGGGCCATCGAAGTCGACAGCAACGACTATCTGGCGCTCACCGGGGACACCCGGATCACCGGAGCCATGCGCGAGGCGCTCGTCAGCGGCGCCACCCTCGCCTCCGGCGTCTTCCTGCACGGCGAGCATCCGCAACTCCGGCTCGAGAACGACCTCGCCACCTTCCTCGACGCCCCGGCCGGAGTCCTGTGTCAATCGGGCCTCGAGGCCAATGTCGGCCTGCTCCAGGCGATCTGCGATGCCGAGACCCCGGTGTACATCGACTATCTGGCCCACATGTCGCTGTGGCAAGGCGCGAAACTCGCCGGAGCTCCGATCCATCCGTTCCGCCACAACGATGCCGAGCAGTTGCGCGCCCAGGTGGACAAGTACGGGCCCGGCGTCATCGCCGTCGACTCGCTGTACTCCACCAATGGCAGCCGCGCCCCACTGGTCGAGCTGTGTGCCGTGGCCGCCGACACCGGCAGCGTCCTGGTCGTGGACGAATCCCACACCCTGGGCATCTACGGACCGGACGGCGCAGGACTGGTGGTTGAGGAAAACCTCGCCGACCGAGTGCATTTCCGCACCGCAAGCCTGTCCAAAGCCTTCGGCGGGCGCGCCGGATTCATCACCGCACCCGACCGCAAGTTCGCCGACTACTTCAAGATGGAGTCCTACCCGGCGATCTTCTCCTCCACCCTGCAACCGCACGACATCGCCGGGCCGGCCGCCGCGCTCGCCGTGATCCGCGGCGCCGACCAGCGGCGGTCCCGGCTCCGGGAGGTCGGCGCGCGCCTTCGAAACGGGCTGCGGCACATGGGATTCGATCTGGAAGACTCGGTCGGCCAAATCATCCCGGTGCTCGGCGGACCCGAGCAGCGCACGATGGCCGTGCGCGACCTGCTCGAGGAACACAACGTGTTCGGGTCGGTCTTCTGCGCGCCCGCCACCTCCCAGGATCGAGCGATCATCCGGCTCTCGCTGCACGCCGCCCTGACCGACGACGATGTCGACCAGATCCTGACCGCTTGCCGAACGGTTCGCGACACCCTGGGCGCGCGCCCGCCCGTACGCCTCCGGCGCGCCTCCTGA
- a CDS encoding glutamate ABC transporter substrate-binding protein has product MKRAIRAVALTAGLTLAACGNSPKPDDAPPPPPPQTLTIGIKFDQPGLSVKGIDGRPRGFDIDIATYIAGKLGVTPEHITWREARSDQRETLLTSEAVDFIVASYSITAARQQLVSFAGPYLMAGQDLLVRQSERAIDAPEDLDGRTVCTAEGSTSADKIRRSFARFVRLTTRETYPQCVADLIAGTVDAVTTDDVILAGYAHEQPGMLRLVGHRFTRERYGVGVRKGDLELQSRITAIIQTMIDDGSWRRALEAHLFATGYKPLPAPVVFNAPDRTVEPGDPATLDPALVNAAKAVAATSNARDWEGFRSLVCPENADAIDEIVFQYTPQYDRSLGAEIRNAGYTNTVTGVTQSDPNSGTFAFHETFTNVPEKYRAYFKDIDYTGTMVRRDGAWKLCGLTADFVEP; this is encoded by the coding sequence ATGAAGCGTGCGATCCGCGCCGTCGCCCTCACCGCCGGTCTGACATTGGCAGCCTGCGGCAATAGTCCGAAACCCGACGACGCGCCGCCACCGCCGCCACCGCAGACGCTGACCATCGGCATCAAATTCGACCAACCCGGCCTGTCGGTCAAGGGAATCGACGGCCGGCCGCGCGGCTTCGACATCGACATCGCCACCTACATCGCCGGGAAGCTGGGCGTCACCCCCGAACACATCACCTGGCGCGAGGCCCGCTCCGACCAGCGCGAAACCCTGCTGACCTCCGAGGCCGTCGATTTCATCGTCGCCTCCTACTCCATCACCGCCGCCCGCCAGCAGCTGGTGTCCTTCGCCGGGCCCTACCTGATGGCCGGTCAGGACCTGCTGGTGCGGCAGAGCGAGCGTGCCATCGACGCACCCGAGGACCTGGACGGGCGTACCGTCTGCACCGCCGAGGGCTCCACCTCCGCCGACAAGATCCGGCGCAGCTTCGCCCGCTTCGTCAGACTGACCACCCGCGAGACCTACCCGCAGTGCGTCGCCGACCTGATCGCCGGCACCGTCGACGCCGTCACCACCGACGACGTCATTCTCGCCGGCTACGCCCACGAACAACCCGGGATGCTGCGCCTGGTCGGGCACCGATTCACCCGCGAACGGTACGGGGTCGGCGTGCGCAAAGGGGATCTCGAATTGCAGAGTCGCATCACCGCGATCATCCAGACGATGATCGACGACGGCAGCTGGCGGCGCGCATTGGAAGCCCACCTCTTCGCGACCGGCTACAAGCCGCTACCCGCACCGGTGGTTTTCAACGCCCCCGACAGAACTGTCGAACCCGGCGACCCGGCCACCCTCGATCCCGCATTGGTGAATGCCGCCAAAGCCGTCGCCGCCACCTCCAATGCCCGTGACTGGGAAGGATTCCGCTCCCTGGTCTGCCCGGAGAACGCCGACGCCATCGACGAAATCGTTTTCCAATACACCCCCCAATACGACCGGAGCCTGGGCGCGGAAATACGCAATGCCGGGTATACCAATACCGTCACCGGCGTCACCCAATCCGATCCGAACTCCGGCACCTTCGCATTCCACGAAACCTTCACCAACGTCCCCGAGAAATACCGCGCATACTTCAAGGACATCGATTACACCGGAACGATGGTCCGCCGCGACGGCGCCTGGAAGCTGTGTGGCCTCACCGCCGACTTCGTCGAACCCTGA